From Salvelinus namaycush isolate Seneca chromosome 2, SaNama_1.0, whole genome shotgun sequence, one genomic window encodes:
- the cep20 gene encoding lisH domain-containing protein FOPNL, with protein MATLTELKCALRESLESRGVLGQLKARIRAEVFNALDDQSEPRPALSHDNLLINELIREYLEFNKYRYTASVLTAESGQPEVPLDRQFMANELKVVEDPSSRSVPLLYGLLSHFLSSSGDSGGKLFLRGSAPATMTRDSNTLPGPES; from the exons ATGGCGACCTTAACGGAACTGAAATGCG CTCTGAGAGAGAGCCTGGAGTCtcgaggtgtgttgggtcagCTGAAAGCTCGGATCAGAGCTGAGGTGTTCAATGCACTCGATGATCAGAGCGAGCCGCGTCCTGCGCTGTCGCACGACAACCTTCTAATCAACGAGCTCATCCGCGAGTACCTGGAATTCAACAAGTATCGATACACAGCGTCTGTGTTGACAGCAG AATCAGGTCAACCTGAGGTACCACTTGACAGACAGTTCATGGCGAATGAGCTGAAAGTGGTGGAGGACCCCAGTTCCAGATCTGT GCCTCTACTGTACGGCTTGCTATCCCACTTCCTAAGCAGCAGCGGAGACAGTGGAGGGAAGCTGTTTCTCAGGGGCTCAGCACCTGCTACTATGACCAGAGACTCTAACACACTCCCTGGTCCTGAGTCTTAA